A window of Lacibacter sediminis contains these coding sequences:
- a CDS encoding DUF5829 family protein: protein MKVTLLLTGFVLLISCNDETKTFSAPVSDLGHVDLVLDSAAFHAILQDSFLVNEFAVVSQDTTMYAKPSYDIYLLGIEAFLHVSLAKAYWENKAGSAVMIFQTRRPGKHDSLLLAWKQFYKDSLNATSFKGGDFNTGEVLPYRKKDSLKPAEPNFTPILMSYSVKGYKNWGFSDSIITNGLSMQEFMRSWDSRTASRLFKKVRALHIQLDQQEFTEMESALYTMGYTKKEKAFTHEFNPSVYYTITETNLVPKYTKIEIELAAKTPEQTIQLGDTYTVKVKDALMVIEQSEKK from the coding sequence ATGAAAGTTACTTTGCTGCTGACAGGATTCGTTTTATTGATTTCATGTAATGATGAAACGAAGACTTTTTCAGCACCGGTTTCTGATCTGGGACACGTTGATCTTGTACTTGATTCGGCAGCTTTCCATGCTATTCTCCAGGATAGTTTTCTAGTAAATGAATTTGCAGTTGTTTCACAGGATACAACCATGTATGCAAAGCCGAGTTATGATATCTATCTGCTGGGTATTGAGGCTTTCCTGCACGTCAGTTTAGCGAAGGCATATTGGGAAAACAAAGCCGGTAGTGCTGTCATGATTTTTCAAACAAGAAGACCGGGAAAACATGATTCGCTTCTTTTAGCATGGAAACAATTTTATAAAGATTCATTGAATGCTACAAGTTTCAAAGGCGGAGATTTTAATACCGGTGAAGTTCTGCCTTACAGGAAAAAAGATTCATTGAAACCAGCCGAACCAAATTTTACACCCATACTTATGTCTTATTCAGTAAAAGGGTATAAAAACTGGGGATTTTCAGATTCCATAATCACCAATGGCTTGTCAATGCAGGAGTTTATGCGTTCATGGGATAGCCGTACAGCATCCAGATTATTTAAGAAAGTTAGGGCATTGCATATTCAACTTGACCAACAGGAGTTTACAGAAATGGAATCGGCATTGTATACAATGGGCTATACAAAAAAAGAAAAAGCATTTACACACGAATTTAATCCATCGGTATACTATACCATCACAGAAACGAACCTTGTTCCCAAGTATACGAAAATCGAAATTGAGCTAGCTGCCAAAACTCCGGAACAAACCATTCAATTGGGAGACACTTATACGGTTAAAGTGAAGGATGCTTTGATGGTTATTGAGCAATCTGAAAAAAAATGA
- a CDS encoding amidohydrolase family protein yields MRYIRMLFFAALFCGCGSADQPTLKIIDVHLHGDTAPEKQMNNLIANGVATIAVSTSWPQQQTYQSTDQLSVLHGLFVPCPDGKVPYSLQQCFEDGKEWPDVSWVEQQIKEKKIDFIGEVLAQYHGISSSDTLMYPYYALAEKYELPVGIHTGSAGPDHGCPNFKEEKGNPLLLKKALAKFPKLKIWLMHGGGPFVKECIEMMKTYPTLYADISVLNNPNIIPAKDFASIMKGFIDAGLEDRLMFGSDNADIKTCIAAVEQLEFLSAKQKGKIFFTNAKIFFKQ; encoded by the coding sequence ATGAGATATATCCGGATGCTTTTCTTTGCAGCATTATTTTGTGGATGCGGATCAGCAGATCAACCAACGTTAAAAATAATTGATGTTCACCTGCATGGCGATACTGCGCCGGAAAAGCAAATGAATAATCTTATCGCAAACGGAGTTGCAACAATTGCTGTAAGTACCTCTTGGCCGCAACAGCAAACCTATCAATCAACAGATCAGCTTTCTGTTTTGCATGGTTTGTTTGTTCCCTGTCCCGATGGCAAAGTACCTTACAGTTTGCAACAATGCTTTGAAGATGGTAAAGAATGGCCTGATGTAAGCTGGGTGGAGCAACAGATCAAAGAAAAGAAGATTGATTTTATTGGTGAGGTGCTTGCACAGTACCATGGTATCTCCTCTTCCGATACGTTGATGTATCCTTATTATGCATTGGCCGAAAAGTATGAGTTGCCCGTTGGTATTCATACAGGTTCTGCCGGACCGGATCACGGATGCCCGAATTTTAAAGAAGAGAAGGGCAATCCTTTACTACTGAAAAAAGCACTGGCAAAATTTCCTAAGCTAAAAATTTGGTTAATGCATGGTGGCGGACCGTTTGTAAAAGAATGTATAGAGATGATGAAGACTTATCCAACATTGTATGCAGATATTTCAGTATTAAATAATCCAAACATTATTCCGGCAAAAGACTTTGCATCGATCATGAAAGGGTTTATTGATGCAGGATTAGAAGACAGGTTGATGTTTGGTTCGGATAATGCAGATATTAAAACCTGTATTGCAGCAGTTGAACAGTTGGAGTTTCTTTCAGCAAAACAAAAGGGAAAGATATTCTTTACGAACGCAAAAATATTTTTCAAACAATAA
- a CDS encoding DUF418 domain-containing protein, which yields MTTKATPILQQERADVLDGLRGFALLGILLANSAVFSLYAFQSPNSLKSYSTASADRILFFLSHVLVEGKFYSIFSLLFGIGFSIIFLRSKNKGKNGLLVFYRRLFILLLFGLCHSLLLWDGDILFFYALAGMLLPLFRNTGNKTLLWLVIILLVSPIAFDVLKIISNGKWNIATSFLVKAMAIDKEIGIDGLYAGNWLITHDTYTDILKWSQSGFWWSWYLRLDSNRIVKVFAMFLLGLYVGRNELYLHLSTYKTLLERVRKLGFMIGLPAGIAFAWFASDKKSIPQPAGIWDTITYFLNVAPLALAYAATIALWYVNGKFQKTLSLLQPVGRMALTNYIMQSVMGVTIYYGIGFGLGGKFGPAGYMPIAIILFIFQVVFSNWWFTYFNYGPLEWIWRQLTYWKRLTLKK from the coding sequence TTGACAACAAAAGCCACACCCATCTTACAGCAGGAACGGGCAGATGTTCTTGATGGCCTCAGAGGCTTTGCATTGCTTGGTATATTACTTGCTAACTCGGCCGTATTTTCATTGTATGCATTTCAGTCGCCCAACTCACTAAAAAGCTATTCAACCGCATCTGCAGACCGCATTTTGTTTTTTTTATCACATGTGTTGGTAGAAGGAAAGTTTTATTCCATCTTCTCCCTCTTATTCGGCATCGGATTTTCCATCATCTTTTTACGTTCTAAAAACAAAGGGAAAAACGGGTTGCTTGTTTTTTATCGCCGATTGTTCATACTTCTTTTATTTGGCCTGTGTCATTCACTATTGTTATGGGACGGCGACATTTTATTTTTTTATGCCCTTGCCGGAATGTTGCTGCCTCTGTTTCGAAACACCGGTAATAAAACGTTATTGTGGTTGGTCATTATATTACTTGTTTCTCCAATAGCCTTTGATGTTTTAAAAATTATTTCCAATGGCAAATGGAATATTGCAACTTCATTTCTGGTGAAGGCAATGGCCATTGATAAAGAAATTGGAATTGATGGATTATATGCCGGTAATTGGTTAATCACGCATGACACATATACGGATATTCTCAAATGGTCTCAATCAGGTTTTTGGTGGAGCTGGTATTTAAGATTAGACAGTAACAGGATTGTAAAAGTATTCGCCATGTTTTTATTAGGGTTGTATGTTGGAAGAAATGAGTTGTACCTGCATTTAAGTACATACAAAACATTACTTGAGCGAGTTCGTAAGTTGGGATTTATGATAGGATTACCTGCCGGTATTGCTTTTGCATGGTTTGCTTCTGATAAAAAATCTATTCCCCAGCCCGCCGGTATTTGGGATACCATCACCTATTTTTTAAATGTAGCTCCACTTGCGTTAGCTTATGCTGCAACCATTGCTTTATGGTACGTGAATGGAAAGTTTCAAAAGACACTTTCATTACTTCAACCTGTTGGCCGTATGGCATTAACCAATTACATCATGCAGTCGGTAATGGGCGTTACCATTTATTACGGAATTGGCTTTGGACTCGGCGGCAAGTTTGGGCCTGCAGGCTATATGCCTATCGCTATTATCCTGTTTATTTTCCAGGTAGTATTTAGCAACTGGTGGTTTACCTATTTTAATTATGGCCCGTTGGAATGGATATGGCGGCAGTTGACCTATTGGAAGCGATTAACCCTCAAAAAATAA
- a CDS encoding amidohydrolase family protein: MNQIILAACFLLFSEALLSQSKNNFITYDQKEIVLQNARIIDVVKGKVLEGYSILISNGKIKAIEQTGKLLVPADVHVIDMNGKTILPGLVMLHEHMNYNTGAGVWQFHPVSFPKLFLAAGVTTLRTAGGENPMYDLNLKRRIDKGEATGPRMFVTGPMFNDVSGGFLGDFIISNYEEGRKATAFWAEKGCTSFKVYSDISREALRGVIDEAHARGLTITGHLGKMSCTEAANLGIDNIEHSFGSCSSDLNLAWDSTWNVNPEQKAVKDLIRILIAKNIVLTATPFADNNFGNVSLFDYLSTDERKRIEEYLKDPPPFLPKEVNERQLRPLEKLFIKSGGRVVLGADAADLGMLPGFQNHNAIVTMVKAGWSPLEVIKMATIDGATFLKVEHESGSIDVGKNADLLIVSGKPDQTIEDIRNVEIVFRNGIGYNSKALRARTKGLVGRY; encoded by the coding sequence ATGAATCAAATAATTCTTGCAGCTTGCTTTTTATTATTTAGCGAAGCTCTTTTATCGCAATCAAAAAATAATTTTATTACGTACGATCAAAAAGAGATAGTTCTTCAAAATGCCCGGATAATAGATGTCGTGAAAGGAAAAGTATTGGAAGGCTACTCTATTTTGATCTCCAATGGAAAAATCAAGGCGATTGAACAAACAGGAAAATTATTAGTTCCGGCTGATGTCCATGTCATTGATATGAACGGTAAAACAATTTTACCGGGATTGGTCATGTTGCACGAACACATGAATTACAATACCGGTGCAGGGGTGTGGCAGTTTCATCCGGTTAGTTTTCCCAAATTGTTTTTGGCTGCCGGAGTAACCACCTTGCGTACAGCTGGTGGAGAAAATCCAATGTATGATCTTAATTTAAAAAGAAGAATTGACAAGGGTGAAGCGACTGGCCCCCGCATGTTTGTAACCGGTCCGATGTTTAATGATGTGTCCGGTGGATTTTTAGGTGATTTTATTATTTCAAATTATGAAGAAGGTCGAAAGGCAACTGCCTTTTGGGCCGAGAAGGGTTGCACATCCTTTAAAGTATATTCTGATATCAGCAGGGAAGCTTTAAGAGGTGTGATAGACGAAGCACATGCAAGAGGGTTAACAATAACGGGTCACCTGGGAAAAATGTCCTGTACAGAAGCAGCGAACCTGGGTATTGATAATATTGAACATAGTTTCGGGTCCTGTTCATCTGACTTAAATCTTGCATGGGATAGTACATGGAATGTTAACCCGGAACAGAAAGCAGTGAAGGATCTGATCAGGATTCTTATTGCAAAAAATATTGTATTGACTGCAACGCCTTTCGCCGACAATAATTTTGGAAACGTTTCCTTGTTTGATTATTTAAGTACTGATGAAAGAAAACGTATTGAAGAATACCTGAAAGACCCACCACCTTTTTTACCGAAAGAAGTAAACGAACGTCAACTACGACCATTGGAAAAACTGTTTATAAAAAGCGGCGGCAGGGTTGTATTGGGTGCAGATGCAGCTGATCTTGGTATGCTGCCGGGCTTTCAAAACCATAATGCGATTGTAACAATGGTGAAAGCCGGATGGTCTCCATTAGAAGTAATAAAAATGGCAACCATTGATGGCGCTACTTTTTTAAAAGTTGAACACGAATCGGGGAGTATTGATGTTGGAAAAAATGCGGACCTGTTAATTGTTTCAGGTAAACCAGATCAAACAATAGAAGACATCAGAAATGTAGAGATCGTTTTCAGGAACGGAATCGGGTATAATTCAAAAGCTTTACGTGCACGTACAAAAGGATTGGTGGGCAGGTATTAG
- a CDS encoding serine hydrolase domain-containing protein codes for MRHAIIFCILSLFSLKTTAQAIDKIKLNRQFDSVFKSLNQQTPGVAVTVLQNGKVIAKKNIGMANLEHAIAFTHNTPVRLGYSGAREFMCAGLALMEAEGLLGFDDKVKSYFPKLPAWSNHVTIQDLLNHSSGFEDEWATMLLMQADMNNRVDKEQLMTFLYNQPKPQVEPGKGYMYSNSDFALLRMIMEMASKKKLPDYLQQKLFVPLGMKATFMNDYLDQIIPGLADKYYGSGNYFKQIGVKTSPGGNYRIVTTASDLERWAIALEDSSSIASKAFRRLYKNARPIPVLSPEVHYVFGHEWQKIENTTIIRHGGVNHDFYMTRIPSRKITIIGLGNTNDNMVMAMSIADTLLNKKVAAKSIAPAISVNPVTIKKDELTKYAGRYSQQIPVGHSSHIPNIRYYEIKQADDSLHFYYTAGEYFTMIPVGVDLFKEPDFGTILQITKAPKDSVMKMQAWSPDGSVMNFTKVKTVDNLSKDYLKQFAGEYHSGHLDFYCRIVLDENGQLVMRRPTISDKVLIPDGENKFLFEMDAVGDRWYVLAQFTKNEKGEVDGINMQHVRMMHHRFDKVR; via the coding sequence ATGAGACATGCCATTATCTTTTGCATTCTAAGTTTATTCAGTTTAAAAACAACAGCGCAGGCGATTGATAAAATAAAACTGAATAGACAATTTGACAGTGTTTTTAAGTCCTTAAATCAGCAAACACCCGGAGTTGCTGTTACCGTTCTTCAAAACGGAAAAGTAATTGCAAAGAAAAATATTGGTATGGCTAATCTGGAGCATGCAATTGCTTTTACGCATAACACACCTGTGCGGCTTGGTTATTCAGGTGCAAGAGAGTTTATGTGTGCGGGATTGGCATTGATGGAAGCTGAAGGTCTGCTAGGGTTTGATGATAAAGTGAAATCGTATTTTCCAAAGTTACCGGCATGGAGCAATCATGTTACCATACAGGATTTGCTGAACCACAGCAGTGGCTTTGAAGATGAATGGGCAACCATGTTATTGATGCAGGCTGATATGAATAACCGGGTAGATAAAGAACAGCTGATGACTTTTCTGTACAATCAACCAAAGCCACAGGTTGAACCTGGAAAAGGATACATGTATTCCAATTCAGATTTTGCATTGCTGCGCATGATTATGGAAATGGCATCTAAGAAAAAATTGCCTGACTATTTACAGCAGAAACTATTTGTTCCGTTAGGAATGAAGGCTACGTTCATGAACGATTATCTCGATCAGATCATACCCGGACTTGCAGATAAATATTATGGCAGTGGAAATTATTTTAAGCAGATTGGTGTGAAAACTTCGCCCGGTGGCAATTATAGAATTGTTACTACCGCTTCAGATCTGGAAAGATGGGCAATTGCTTTGGAAGATTCCAGCTCAATTGCATCAAAGGCATTTCGTCGTTTGTATAAAAATGCACGCCCTATTCCAGTGCTTTCCCCTGAGGTGCATTATGTATTCGGACACGAATGGCAGAAAATTGAAAACACAACCATTATCCGGCACGGTGGTGTGAATCATGATTTTTATATGACCCGTATTCCATCCAGAAAAATAACCATTATTGGTTTGGGTAATACAAACGACAATATGGTGATGGCCATGAGTATTGCTGATACATTGTTGAATAAAAAAGTTGCTGCAAAGAGTATAGCTCCTGCTATATCTGTTAATCCGGTAACAATCAAAAAAGATGAACTGACAAAATATGCCGGTCGTTATTCTCAGCAAATACCTGTTGGTCACAGCAGCCACATTCCTAATATCAGGTATTACGAGATTAAACAAGCGGATGACAGTCTTCATTTTTATTATACTGCCGGTGAGTATTTCACGATGATTCCTGTTGGTGTAGATTTATTTAAGGAACCTGATTTTGGAACCATCCTTCAAATTACAAAGGCGCCGAAAGATTCAGTGATGAAAATGCAGGCATGGTCTCCTGACGGCAGCGTCATGAATTTTACAAAAGTGAAAACTGTTGACAATCTTTCAAAAGATTACCTGAAACAATTTGCAGGTGAATATCACAGCGGGCATCTTGATTTTTATTGCAGAATTGTGCTCGACGAAAACGGACAGCTTGTTATGCGACGTCCAACAATTTCTGATAAGGTATTAATACCCGACGGCGAGAATAAGTTTCTGTTTGAAATGGATGCTGTTGGAGACAGATGGTATGTACTTGCTCAGTTTACCAAAAATGAAAAAGGAGAGGTTGATGGAATTAACATGCAGCATGTTCGAATGATGCATCACCGGTTTGATAAAGTGAGATAG
- a CDS encoding alpha/beta fold hydrolase: protein MKRSQIVCTAVLFFFTVTVHAQQKDTTLYKEKFAQLDGITLHYLDFGGSGLPLIFLQSFHGDAGEWVDYDFKGFAPKFTGTNHVYAITRRGWGKSADPGWGYDVATNGEDVVAFMDALKIEKAIFAGRIPASMDMTWIAEHHPNRVAGLVYFDFVYAYTDLQDSLVRQYVEMLATLACDLGPDAIRKSMPRSSWRPHFQGKQEPSINVPALWFTQEGLYPTRSRELLTFDMLVAEAGTDKFEACDPAALAYFKKLAKDQALQKKVKEALQKANNIPSLMAAFEKAFDPKLKIVKVSQPNQEFDSPEAYYKYWQEVQSAFYFKHISEFISSLK, encoded by the coding sequence ATGAAGAGGTCTCAAATTGTATGCACAGCAGTACTGTTTTTTTTCACTGTTACAGTACATGCACAGCAAAAAGACACAACACTTTACAAAGAAAAGTTTGCACAGCTTGATGGAATCACTCTGCACTATCTCGATTTTGGAGGCAGTGGTTTGCCGCTCATCTTTCTTCAATCCTTTCATGGGGATGCCGGTGAGTGGGTTGATTATGACTTCAAAGGATTCGCTCCAAAGTTTACCGGCACAAATCATGTTTATGCCATTACACGCAGAGGATGGGGCAAATCAGCCGATCCCGGTTGGGGTTATGATGTTGCTACAAATGGTGAAGATGTAGTGGCTTTTATGGATGCATTGAAAATTGAAAAAGCAATTTTTGCAGGCCGGATACCAGCTTCAATGGATATGACATGGATTGCCGAACATCACCCAAACCGGGTAGCAGGGCTGGTTTATTTTGATTTCGTTTATGCATACACTGATCTACAAGACTCCCTTGTAAGACAATATGTGGAAATGCTGGCTACCTTGGCCTGTGACCTTGGCCCTGATGCGATTCGGAAATCAATGCCCCGTTCCTCATGGCGGCCACATTTTCAGGGCAAACAAGAACCTTCGATCAATGTACCGGCACTTTGGTTTACACAAGAAGGCCTTTACCCAACGAGGTCCAGAGAGTTGCTAACTTTTGATATGTTGGTTGCAGAAGCAGGTACAGATAAATTTGAAGCATGTGATCCTGCAGCATTAGCGTATTTTAAAAAACTGGCAAAAGACCAGGCTCTGCAAAAGAAAGTAAAGGAAGCGTTGCAGAAAGCCAATAATATTCCTTCGCTGATGGCCGCCTTTGAAAAAGCTTTTGATCCAAAGTTGAAGATTGTGAAGGTTAGCCAGCCAAACCAGGAGTTCGATTCACCGGAAGCATATTACAAATACTGGCAAGAGGTACAATCTGCTTTTTATTTTAAACACATAAGTGAGTTTATTTCATCATTGAAATAA
- a CDS encoding FAD:protein FMN transferase: MRVVAWFLFLLTAFQSNKEWNRFNITGTAQGTTFSVIYYGEDSVVTKSMIDSVLISLDSSLSLYKPYSRINQFNNSKSGIVLDKHLLSVIKKSIITYTETKGLFDITVQPLVQAWGFGVSKTSVVPDAAIIKNILPCVNAKLLQLKGNRLMKTKPCVKIDLNGIAQGYSVDVLASFLEKHGVKNYIVELGGEIRVKGRKQPSGEKMKIGIESPNEDAFENHPMQKILALDKGAITTSGSYRKYYESNGQKITHLINPKTGYPHKNELISVTVYAKDAMTADAYDNALMLMGLQRALAFAERRKDIGVYFIYRDKKGAIGDTASTAFLKLLSSKE, from the coding sequence ATGCGGGTAGTTGCGTGGTTTTTGTTTTTGCTGACAGCCTTCCAATCAAACAAAGAGTGGAACCGATTCAACATTACAGGTACAGCACAAGGCACCACCTTTTCTGTTATTTATTACGGTGAAGATAGTGTAGTTACAAAGTCAATGATTGACAGCGTACTTATAAGTCTTGATAGTTCACTTTCGTTATACAAGCCTTATTCCCGTATCAATCAATTCAACAATTCAAAAAGCGGAATAGTTTTAGACAAGCATTTATTATCGGTCATTAAAAAATCAATTATCACCTATACAGAAACAAAAGGCTTGTTTGATATTACTGTGCAGCCTTTGGTACAAGCCTGGGGCTTTGGTGTTTCAAAAACAAGTGTAGTGCCGGATGCTGCAATTATTAAAAATATACTGCCCTGTGTAAATGCAAAATTGTTACAGTTAAAAGGAAACAGGTTGATGAAAACAAAACCTTGTGTAAAAATTGATCTCAACGGGATTGCACAAGGTTATTCTGTGGATGTGTTGGCTTCCTTTCTTGAAAAACATGGTGTTAAAAATTATATTGTTGAACTGGGTGGCGAAATACGAGTAAAAGGAAGAAAACAACCATCGGGGGAAAAAATGAAGATCGGCATTGAATCACCAAATGAAGATGCATTTGAAAATCACCCAATGCAAAAGATCCTTGCATTGGATAAAGGTGCGATTACTACATCAGGCAGTTATCGAAAGTACTATGAAAGCAATGGCCAGAAGATCACGCATCTCATCAATCCTAAAACAGGCTATCCACATAAGAACGAACTCATCAGTGTAACTGTTTATGCAAAAGATGCCATGACGGCCGATGCATATGACAATGCATTGATGTTGATGGGGCTTCAACGGGCATTGGCTTTTGCAGAGAGAAGGAAAGATATAGGTGTCTATTTTATTTACAGGGATAAAAAGGGAGCCATAGGAGATACAGCAAGCACCGCTTTTCTGAAATTGCTGAGTTCTAAAGAATGA
- a CDS encoding Gfo/Idh/MocA family protein, with protein MQRRNFIRQSGLLTAGLLLHQQMLNAYSSPVSVKNISIGIIGCGDRGVGLGSVVNSMPEQFQIKAVCDVLAFRLDQAKKLDKQNNIRYEKDYRKLLDDKTIDAVIIATPLHNHYEIAAAAISAGKHVYLEKTMTYDAEQSLALVKLMQQHPKQILQVGHQYRYTPLYFKVKELIDKGYLGKVTQIDCRWDRNWNWRRAVPQGYTDKQVNWRMYKEYSGGLPAELLSHQVDFINWAFNTHPDEILGTGGIDYYKDGRETFDNVQTILRYNKEGMIGNFGATCGNEKDGYLFKLKGTKGTIQLLMNDGIFFPEKQTKSELETVDGVTGATKIEWNKEGGIPILKEKLKDGSWYALKEFHKTFTENSKPVSNVITGATTAFCVHLMNQSIYKHSIETWKPEFNLL; from the coding sequence ATGCAACGTAGAAATTTTATCCGTCAATCGGGATTGCTCACAGCCGGTTTATTACTCCATCAGCAAATGCTGAATGCATACTCTTCACCTGTATCTGTAAAAAATATTTCAATTGGAATTATTGGTTGCGGTGACCGGGGTGTTGGTCTCGGAAGTGTTGTGAACAGTATGCCCGAACAGTTTCAAATAAAAGCTGTTTGTGATGTGTTGGCTTTTCGTCTTGACCAGGCAAAGAAACTCGACAAGCAAAATAATATTCGTTACGAAAAAGATTACCGTAAACTACTCGATGATAAAACCATTGATGCGGTGATCATTGCCACACCATTGCACAATCATTATGAAATAGCGGCAGCAGCCATCAGCGCTGGCAAGCATGTGTATCTCGAAAAAACAATGACTTATGATGCTGAGCAATCATTAGCATTGGTGAAGTTGATGCAGCAACATCCAAAACAGATCTTACAGGTTGGTCATCAATACCGTTACACACCACTGTATTTTAAAGTGAAAGAGTTGATCGATAAAGGTTATCTCGGCAAAGTAACACAGATCGATTGCCGATGGGATCGTAACTGGAACTGGCGCAGAGCTGTGCCGCAAGGTTATACCGATAAACAGGTAAACTGGCGCATGTACAAAGAATATTCAGGTGGATTACCGGCTGAGTTATTATCACACCAGGTTGATTTTATTAACTGGGCTTTCAATACGCATCCTGATGAAATACTCGGCACTGGTGGTATTGATTATTACAAAGACGGAAGAGAAACCTTTGATAATGTACAAACCATTCTGCGTTATAACAAAGAAGGAATGATCGGCAATTTTGGTGCAACCTGTGGTAATGAAAAAGATGGTTACCTGTTTAAATTAAAAGGAACAAAAGGAACGATCCAGTTGCTGATGAATGATGGTATCTTCTTTCCGGAGAAACAGACAAAGAGTGAACTGGAAACAGTGGATGGTGTTACCGGTGCTACAAAAATTGAATGGAACAAAGAAGGTGGCATTCCCATCCTCAAAGAAAAATTAAAAGATGGCAGTTGGTATGCCTTAAAGGAATTTCATAAAACGTTTACAGAAAATTCAAAACCTGTATCAAATGTGATCACCGGTGCTACAACAGCTTTTTGTGTGCACCTGATGAATCAATCGATCTATAAACATTCCATTGAAACATGGAAACCTGAATTTAACCTCTTATAA
- a CDS encoding 3-keto-disaccharide hydrolase: MKRIYSIVLLFVALNSFAQNSEWQSLFDGKTLNGWKQFTGSATYTVENGTIVGTTVRSSPNSFLVSDQRFAGDFVLEMETMMTDTNTNSGVQFKSNFDAKANNGKGRVFGYQYELDPSSRKWSGGLYDEGRRDWLYPGSYNPKGQTMFTPNVFHKMRIECIGNTVKTWLDGVPVSYLVDSLTANEGIFALQVHSIGRPEYEGIKIFWKNIRVQTKNIKPLAFPKGLYVVNLVPNKLIPYEQQSGWKLLFDGKSTNGWVGAHKNTFPEKGWQVQDGVLKVLSSTGGESTNGGDIVSKQQFAAFDLSFDFKLTKGANSGVKYFVTLNEQSSGSAIGLEYQLLDDTLHPDAKLGREGNRTLASLYDLIKAQKTTRFFRQPGNWNTARIVVYPNNHVEHYLNGIKVLEYDRGSQAYRDLVAISKYKVWNNFGEAAKGHILIQDHGNEVSFRSIKIRELK; encoded by the coding sequence ATGAAAAGAATTTATTCGATTGTGCTGCTATTTGTTGCACTAAACAGTTTTGCTCAAAATAGCGAATGGCAATCTTTGTTTGATGGAAAGACATTGAATGGCTGGAAACAGTTCACGGGCTCTGCCACATATACTGTTGAAAATGGAACCATTGTTGGAACAACAGTAAGAAGTTCGCCCAACTCTTTTTTGGTAAGTGATCAACGATTTGCAGGAGATTTTGTGTTGGAAATGGAAACGATGATGACTGATACAAACACCAACTCAGGTGTACAGTTCAAAAGTAATTTTGATGCAAAAGCCAATAATGGAAAAGGAAGAGTGTTTGGCTATCAATACGAGCTAGATCCATCTTCACGCAAATGGAGTGGTGGTCTTTATGACGAAGGAAGAAGAGATTGGTTATATCCCGGATCATACAATCCCAAAGGACAGACAATGTTTACGCCAAATGTTTTTCACAAAATGCGCATTGAATGTATTGGCAATACTGTGAAGACATGGTTGGATGGTGTACCTGTTTCTTACCTTGTTGATTCATTAACTGCCAACGAAGGTATTTTTGCATTGCAGGTACATTCCATTGGCCGACCTGAATACGAAGGCATTAAAATTTTCTGGAAAAACATACGGGTGCAAACAAAAAATATCAAACCACTTGCTTTTCCAAAAGGACTTTATGTTGTTAATCTTGTTCCCAACAAGCTTATACCTTATGAACAACAAAGTGGTTGGAAGTTATTGTTTGATGGAAAAAGCACAAATGGTTGGGTTGGTGCGCACAAAAATACATTCCCTGAAAAAGGATGGCAGGTGCAGGATGGTGTTTTAAAAGTGTTGTCGTCAACAGGTGGCGAATCAACCAATGGAGGTGATATCGTCAGCAAGCAGCAGTTTGCTGCATTTGATCTGTCGTTCGATTTTAAATTAACGAAAGGTGCAAACAGCGGTGTGAAATATTTTGTGACACTGAATGAACAAAGCAGTGGCTCAGCTATTGGACTGGAATATCAATTGCTTGATGATACATTACACCCCGACGCAAAACTTGGTCGTGAAGGAAACAGAACCCTTGCTTCTTTATACGATCTCATTAAAGCCCAAAAAACCACACGCTTTTTCCGTCAGCCGGGCAACTGGAACACTGCACGCATTGTTGTTTATCCAAACAATCATGTGGAGCATTACCTGAATGGTATTAAAGTGCTGGAGTACGACCGTGGTTCACAAGCTTATCGTGATCTTGTTGCCATCAGTAAATACAAAGTATGGAACAACTTCGGCGAAGCAGCAAAAGGGCATATACTAATTCAGGATCATGGCAATGAAGTAAGCTTCAGAAGTATTAAGATCAGAGAATTGAAATGA